From the genome of Spirosomataceae bacterium TFI 002, one region includes:
- a CDS encoding DNA-binding transcriptional regulator, AcrR family, with the protein MIKEEINTEQKILAAAEEVFLQEGFSGARMQLIADKAAINKAMLHYYFRSKDALFEKVFDENSKKFFPEMIEILDTNLPFSEKVESFIDRYIDMLLAKPFLPLFVMNTINQKGKDDFIQKLPLELPQKLMSSYFVDQSKGLVREINPMQFMLSIMGMCVFPFLAKPMISKAFNMVDEDFKALMLQRKLELKTYTKLILTVEK; encoded by the coding sequence TTGATTAAAGAAGAGATAAATACCGAACAAAAAATTTTAGCGGCAGCCGAAGAAGTTTTTCTTCAAGAAGGATTCAGTGGTGCTCGTATGCAGCTCATAGCTGATAAGGCGGCAATAAATAAGGCGATGTTGCACTATTACTTTCGATCTAAGGATGCTTTGTTTGAAAAAGTATTTGACGAAAATTCAAAAAAGTTCTTTCCAGAAATGATAGAGATACTGGACACAAATCTTCCATTTAGTGAGAAGGTCGAGTCTTTTATAGATCGTTATATCGACATGTTATTGGCGAAGCCATTTTTGCCTCTTTTTGTGATGAATACCATTAATCAAAAAGGGAAAGATGATTTCATTCAAAAGCTACCGCTAGAGCTACCTCAGAAATTGATGAGTTCTTATTTTGTAGATCAGTCGAAAGGATTGGTTCGGGAAATAAACCCAATGCAATTTATGCTAAGTATTATGGGTATGTGTGTGTTTCCGTTTTTGGCAAAGCCTATGATTTCTAAGGCATTTAATATGGTCGATGAAGATTTTAAGGCTTTGATGCTGCAACGTAAACTCGAGCTTAAAACTTACACTAAGCTTATTTTAACAGTAGAGAAATGA
- a CDS encoding Zinc carboxypeptidase, whose product MKKTISGILLFSFTISCALAQTTAQLPPILKWSGKSEKHIRQNGDKWITPAERSNFDSTALIDETIGYFERLATSSNLVSVEMVGQSSGGKPIHLIKVSKDKSFHNFPNNNKPILLAQAGIHAGEIDGKDASMMLVRDLVASKSNLLDKVNLIIVPVFNVEGHERISQFNRMNQRGPLNMGWRTNGKNLNLNRDYTKAETLEMATMIEVINAYKPSLYLDIHVTDGADYQYDITYGYLGEHGYSPNISKWLNSTLRPFVDNGLKAEGHIPGPLLFAKNGENFDDGNLDYTFNPDFSHAYGDAIHLPTVLVENHSLKPFKQRVLGTYVLMESCLKLLAKENTSLAKAIDSDKSSKKENIGVNWVFSNTSEVSNTNPWNAENKNAKSVATEIHLGVKHKGVTSEITGKTYSAWTGVKEEKEIAVFRNSIAKDQIKLPKAYVVPAFQDEVIEKLLIHHIDFELIENDTTISATGYEMSNPKFANSPFEGRIKVNADLSEKTVTKKIPAGSLLVHSNQEKFTLAALLLEPSSPSSLFQWGFMNHIFNRTEYIESYAMEPYMAAVLEQNQEIKTAFEQKMKDESFAKNPRAIFEWFYTQSPFDDETYLQYPILKIF is encoded by the coding sequence TTGAAAAAAACAATTAGCGGCATTCTGCTCTTTTCATTTACTATTTCATGTGCACTTGCACAGACCACTGCTCAGCTACCTCCAATATTGAAATGGAGTGGTAAAAGCGAAAAACATATACGACAAAATGGTGATAAATGGATCACACCAGCAGAGCGAAGCAACTTTGACTCTACTGCCCTAATAGATGAAACTATTGGCTATTTTGAAAGACTTGCCACAAGTTCTAATTTGGTAAGTGTAGAAATGGTGGGTCAAAGTAGCGGCGGAAAACCAATACACCTCATTAAGGTTTCCAAAGACAAGTCATTCCATAATTTCCCAAATAACAATAAACCCATTTTACTGGCTCAAGCTGGAATTCATGCTGGCGAAATAGATGGAAAAGATGCAAGCATGATGCTAGTGAGAGACTTAGTCGCAAGTAAGTCTAATTTACTAGATAAGGTAAACTTAATCATTGTTCCAGTTTTTAATGTAGAGGGGCATGAGCGTATCTCGCAATTCAACAGAATGAATCAGCGAGGCCCATTGAACATGGGATGGAGAACAAATGGCAAAAACCTCAACCTTAATAGAGATTATACCAAAGCCGAAACGCTGGAAATGGCAACGATGATTGAAGTTATCAATGCCTATAAACCTTCGCTTTATCTTGATATTCATGTAACCGACGGAGCAGATTACCAATACGATATCACCTACGGCTATTTAGGTGAGCACGGCTATTCGCCTAATATTTCTAAGTGGCTGAATAGCACCTTAAGGCCGTTTGTGGATAATGGACTAAAGGCAGAAGGCCATATCCCTGGACCATTACTATTTGCTAAAAATGGTGAAAACTTCGATGATGGAAATTTAGACTATACTTTCAACCCTGACTTTTCTCATGCCTATGGTGATGCAATTCACTTACCTACAGTTTTAGTCGAAAACCATTCTCTCAAGCCATTTAAGCAAAGAGTGCTTGGCACTTATGTATTAATGGAGAGCTGCTTGAAGCTTTTAGCAAAAGAAAACACAAGTCTAGCTAAAGCAATTGACTCGGATAAATCCTCAAAAAAAGAAAATATAGGCGTGAATTGGGTTTTCTCCAATACATCGGAAGTAAGTAATACCAACCCATGGAATGCCGAAAACAAAAACGCAAAAAGTGTAGCCACCGAAATTCACTTGGGAGTTAAACACAAAGGCGTAACCTCAGAAATTACAGGCAAAACTTATTCCGCTTGGACAGGAGTAAAAGAAGAAAAGGAGATTGCAGTTTTTAGAAATAGCATTGCAAAAGATCAAATCAAATTACCAAAAGCTTACGTTGTTCCAGCTTTCCAAGATGAGGTGATCGAGAAACTCCTCATTCATCACATTGATTTTGAATTGATCGAAAATGACACAACTATTTCAGCGACAGGGTATGAAATGAGTAATCCCAAATTCGCAAACTCACCATTTGAAGGAAGAATAAAAGTGAATGCAGATTTATCAGAAAAAACTGTAACCAAAAAGATTCCAGCTGGAAGTCTCCTCGTACATAGTAATCAAGAGAAGTTCACTTTAGCGGCTTTGCTTTTAGAACCCTCCAGCCCATCTTCTCTATTTCAATGGGGATTCATGAACCATATTTTTAATAGAACGGAATACATAGAGAGCTATGCTATGGAGCCTTATATGGCTGCAGTTTTGGAACAAAATCAAGAAATTAAAACAGCTTTTGAACAAAAAATGAAAGACGAATCTTTCGCTAAGAACCCAAGAGCTATTTTCGAATGGTTTTATACCCAGAGTCC
- a CDS encoding GTP-binding protein yields the protein MQNIRNIAIIAHVDHGKTTLVDKIIHASKIFRENQEFGELILDNNDLERERGITIVSKNVSVRYGDTKINIIDTPGHADFGGEVERVLKLADGVLLLVDAFEGAMPQTRFVLGKALALGLKPIVVVNKVDKENCRPEEVHEQVFDLMFNLEANDEQLDFPTLYGSSKQGWMSEDWQKPTDNIIPLLDAIIKHIPASKTEDGPSQMQITSLDYSNFVGRIAVGKVKRGVLKEGQQVMLMTADGGMKRNKIKELHVFEGLGKVKVAEVSSGEICAITGIEGFEIGDTVADVDAPEALPRIAIDEPTMNMLFTINNSPFFGQEGKFVTSRHLRERLMKETEKNLALKVQQGESEDKFLVFGRGILHLSVLIETMRREGYELQVGQPQVIIKEGENGEKLEPIESLVVDVPEETAGKVIELATQRKGELTIMEPKGDLQHLEFKIPSRGLIGLRSNVLTATQGEAIMNHRFISYEPYKGVIPERTNGSLISMATGPAIAYSIDKLQDRGVFFIDPGEQIYMGMVVGEHNRQNDIVVNLQTSKKLTNMRASGSDDNAKIAPKVQFSLEECMEYIQKDEYLEITPKSLRMRKVYLDENERKRMGKKVEMA from the coding sequence ATGCAAAACATACGTAACATCGCGATTATCGCACACGTTGACCACGGTAAAACTACCCTCGTCGACAAAATCATTCACGCATCTAAAATCTTTCGTGAAAATCAGGAATTCGGAGAGCTTATTCTTGACAACAATGATCTTGAACGTGAGCGTGGTATCACGATTGTTTCCAAAAACGTATCTGTACGATATGGAGACACTAAAATAAATATCATTGACACACCTGGTCACGCTGACTTCGGTGGTGAAGTGGAACGAGTACTTAAGCTTGCTGATGGCGTTTTGCTATTGGTTGATGCTTTTGAAGGTGCAATGCCTCAAACTCGTTTTGTACTAGGAAAAGCATTGGCTCTAGGGTTGAAGCCAATCGTAGTAGTAAATAAAGTAGACAAAGAAAACTGTCGTCCAGAAGAGGTACATGAGCAAGTTTTTGACCTTATGTTCAACCTTGAAGCAAACGATGAGCAATTGGACTTCCCAACGCTATATGGTTCTTCTAAGCAAGGATGGATGAGTGAAGATTGGCAAAAGCCAACTGATAACATCATTCCACTTTTGGATGCAATTATCAAACATATCCCAGCTTCTAAAACAGAAGATGGCCCTTCTCAAATGCAAATTACTTCGCTTGACTACTCTAACTTCGTAGGTAGAATAGCCGTAGGAAAAGTAAAAAGAGGAGTTCTTAAAGAAGGACAGCAAGTAATGCTCATGACTGCTGATGGTGGCATGAAAAGAAATAAAATCAAAGAACTTCATGTATTTGAAGGTCTTGGTAAAGTAAAAGTAGCTGAAGTTTCATCTGGCGAAATTTGTGCTATTACAGGAATCGAAGGATTCGAAATCGGTGATACTGTTGCCGACGTAGATGCTCCAGAAGCATTGCCTCGTATTGCAATTGATGAGCCTACAATGAATATGCTCTTCACGATCAACAATTCACCGTTTTTTGGTCAAGAAGGAAAATTCGTTACATCTCGTCACTTGAGAGAACGCTTAATGAAGGAAACAGAGAAAAACCTTGCTCTTAAAGTACAACAAGGTGAGTCTGAGGATAAATTCTTGGTTTTCGGTCGTGGTATTCTTCACTTATCTGTTTTGATTGAAACAATGAGAAGAGAAGGTTACGAGCTACAAGTAGGACAACCACAGGTAATTATCAAAGAAGGCGAAAATGGCGAAAAACTTGAGCCTATTGAGTCTTTAGTAGTTGATGTTCCTGAGGAAACTGCTGGAAAAGTAATTGAATTGGCAACACAAAGAAAAGGTGAATTGACAATCATGGAGCCTAAAGGTGATTTGCAACACTTAGAGTTCAAAATCCCTTCACGTGGATTGATTGGACTTAGAAGTAATGTACTTACAGCTACACAAGGTGAGGCAATCATGAACCACCGTTTTATCTCTTACGAACCATACAAAGGGGTTATTCCTGAGCGTACTAATGGTTCATTGATATCAATGGCTACTGGTCCTGCAATTGCTTACTCTATTGACAAGTTACAAGACAGAGGAGTTTTCTTCATTGATCCAGGAGAGCAAATCTATATGGGAATGGTTGTAGGTGAGCACAACAGACAAAACGATATCGTTGTAAACCTTCAGACTTCTAAAAAGCTAACAAACATGAGAGCTTCAGGATCTGACGACAACGCCAAAATTGCTCCTAAAGTCCAGTTCTCTCTTGAAGAGTGTATGGAATATATCCAAAAAGACGAGTATTTAGAGATCACTCCTAAGTCTCTTCGTATGCGTAAAGTTTACCTTGACGAAAACGAGCGTAAGCGTATGGGTAAGAAAGTTGAAATGGCATAA
- a CDS encoding ABC-type multidrug transport system, ATPase component — protein MKSVSIQNITKTYEKGTVTALDNISLEVEKGELFGLIGPDGAGKTTLFRILTTLLIPDSGSATVDGKDVVEDLWDIRKIVGYMPGKFSLYQDLSIEENLSFFATVFGTTIAENYELIKDIYVQIEPFKHRLAGDLSGGMKQKLALCCALVHEPKVLFLDEPTTGVDPVSRKEFWDMLDRLKAKGITIIVSTPYMDEASRCDRIALIQKGKIMEIDTLENVISKHRQAIFSIKSPKRFELINVIRGFEKTTSCFAFGETNHVTLENGQKDLSALRSYLDANNFAGIAIEEIEPDIEDTFIKLMLENE, from the coding sequence ATGAAAAGCGTAAGCATTCAAAATATCACCAAAACCTACGAAAAGGGAACCGTAACTGCTCTAGACAATATAAGTTTAGAAGTAGAGAAAGGCGAGCTTTTTGGTCTAATTGGACCGGATGGAGCTGGCAAAACCACGCTTTTCAGAATATTGACAACACTCTTAATTCCTGATAGTGGGTCAGCAACAGTTGACGGCAAAGATGTGGTGGAGGATCTTTGGGATATTAGAAAAATAGTTGGCTACATGCCGGGGAAGTTTTCGCTTTATCAAGATTTAAGCATTGAAGAAAACCTCAGTTTTTTCGCAACAGTTTTTGGGACAACCATCGCAGAAAACTACGAGCTTATAAAAGATATTTACGTACAGATTGAACCTTTCAAGCATCGGTTGGCTGGAGATTTATCTGGCGGAATGAAGCAAAAGTTAGCACTTTGTTGTGCTTTGGTTCATGAGCCTAAGGTTTTGTTTTTAGATGAACCTACCACGGGTGTTGACCCTGTCTCTCGTAAAGAGTTTTGGGACATGCTAGATAGACTCAAGGCAAAGGGAATTACAATAATAGTTTCTACACCTTACATGGATGAGGCTAGCCGCTGTGATAGAATCGCATTGATTCAAAAAGGTAAAATCATGGAAATAGACACTTTGGAGAACGTAATTTCAAAACATCGACAAGCTATTTTTAGTATAAAGTCACCTAAAAGATTTGAATTAATCAACGTGATCAGAGGCTTCGAAAAAACGACTTCTTGCTTTGCTTTTGGTGAAACAAATCACGTCACACTGGAAAATGGACAAAAGGATCTCTCGGCATTGAGAAGCTATTTAGATGCCAATAATTTTGCAGGTATCGCCATTGAGGAAATAGAGCCGGATATAGAAGATACATTCATTAAACTGATGCTAGAAAATGAATGA
- a CDS encoding Outer membrane protein TolC codes for MKVKKIMIASFLGLFSLGLNAQGISLDFLQEKAKSNNPQTALLPLIQEATNLQIKQLQGAYLPQASLGGQATWQSDVTSLPISLPNIEIAPPPNDQYKVTLDIQQSIWDGGITSSQKKIATSQGLVEAKSTELSLLKVEEQVNSLFFGAILAKKQLNNVNILLEDLNGKLKIAEAGLANGILVKTDVLNLKAAQIEALQNKDGITMKLSGAMEALTILTGEAMNEATVFVVQPSIFDLNQNQRPELDLLNLQQQTLGAQSDLIYSKYKPKVSLFATGGYGRPGLNFLSSTFDTYFLGGVQLKVPLSQLYNGGKYADLQQVKIGQLKLDQQKANFEMMTDVQKASLTKEIERIQHQLTSDDELIEIRKTVKETAEAQLANGVITSEAYLEIANKENLANEMKILHEVQLLQAKENLKTLLGQ; via the coding sequence ATGAAAGTAAAGAAAATAATGATTGCATCATTTTTGGGATTGTTTTCCCTCGGCTTAAATGCTCAGGGTATTTCACTAGACTTTTTACAAGAAAAAGCTAAATCCAATAATCCACAAACTGCATTGTTGCCTTTGATTCAAGAAGCGACAAATTTGCAAATCAAGCAATTGCAGGGAGCTTATCTGCCACAGGCTAGTTTAGGAGGCCAGGCAACATGGCAATCGGATGTAACAAGTTTGCCTATTAGCTTGCCCAATATTGAAATTGCTCCGCCACCCAATGATCAGTATAAAGTTACTTTGGATATTCAACAGTCGATCTGGGATGGAGGTATAACAAGCAGTCAAAAGAAAATAGCTACATCTCAAGGATTGGTGGAGGCTAAGTCTACAGAGTTGAGTTTATTAAAGGTGGAGGAGCAGGTAAATTCGCTTTTTTTCGGTGCTATTCTCGCAAAGAAACAGCTGAATAATGTGAATATATTATTGGAGGATTTAAACGGGAAACTTAAAATTGCTGAAGCAGGACTTGCCAATGGGATTCTGGTAAAAACCGATGTGCTGAATCTCAAAGCTGCCCAAATAGAAGCCTTACAAAATAAGGATGGTATAACTATGAAACTCTCAGGTGCTATGGAAGCTTTGACTATCCTAACAGGAGAAGCTATGAATGAAGCAACAGTATTTGTTGTACAGCCCTCCATTTTCGATTTAAATCAAAACCAACGACCAGAACTTGACTTGCTAAATCTACAGCAACAAACATTAGGAGCTCAGTCTGATCTAATTTATTCAAAGTATAAACCCAAGGTTTCATTATTTGCAACTGGAGGTTATGGTAGACCAGGGTTGAATTTTCTATCAAGCACTTTTGATACTTACTTTTTGGGTGGAGTGCAATTGAAAGTTCCATTGAGTCAGCTTTATAATGGAGGTAAATATGCTGATTTGCAGCAAGTTAAAATTGGTCAACTAAAACTAGATCAGCAAAAAGCGAATTTCGAAATGATGACTGATGTGCAAAAGGCCAGTCTCACCAAAGAAATAGAAAGAATTCAGCATCAATTAACTAGTGATGATGAACTGATTGAAATAAGAAAGACTGTAAAAGAAACTGCAGAAGCACAACTCGCAAATGGTGTAATTACTAGTGAGGCATACTTAGAAATTGCCAATAAAGAGAACCTCGCAAATGAAATGAAAATACTACACGAAGTACAGTTGCTTCAAGCAAAAGAGAATTTAAAAACACTTTTAGGACAATAA
- a CDS encoding HlyD family secretion protein — MKNKYLLIFASLVVMMGCNNGENQFDATGVFESTEVIISSETSGKILSLTLEEGDELSEGQPIGNIDCENLTLQKAQAEASLEAISAKTNSPAPQVEILKQQLNSQQKQLSAQRAQLGVMEKEQKRVQNLVKAEAIPTKQLDDVNGQVEVLQKQIEAAESQLGVTRQQIKSQEQQIGIANRAVLSERKPMQERIAQVANMMENCSLVNPIKGTVLVKYAETNEITGPGKALYKVADLSEMVLRAYISGNQLAQVKTGDKVKVMVDNGTDGYKELVGEISTISAKAEFTPKTIQTKDERANLVYAAKIKVKNDGYLKIGMYGEVVFNK; from the coding sequence ATGAAGAACAAATATTTATTAATTTTTGCTTCGCTCGTTGTTATGATGGGTTGCAATAATGGAGAAAATCAATTCGATGCTACTGGTGTTTTTGAATCAACAGAGGTCATTATTTCTTCTGAAACGTCTGGGAAGATATTGAGCCTGACACTTGAAGAAGGTGACGAGTTAAGCGAAGGTCAGCCTATTGGGAATATTGATTGTGAAAACTTGACTTTGCAAAAAGCTCAGGCAGAGGCTAGTTTAGAAGCTATTTCGGCAAAAACAAATAGTCCTGCACCACAGGTAGAGATTTTGAAACAACAATTGAATAGTCAACAAAAACAATTGTCGGCACAAAGAGCTCAGTTGGGTGTAATGGAGAAAGAACAAAAACGAGTTCAAAATTTAGTAAAGGCAGAAGCAATTCCCACAAAGCAACTTGATGATGTGAATGGTCAAGTAGAAGTTTTGCAAAAACAAATAGAAGCTGCCGAAAGCCAATTGGGAGTGACTCGCCAACAAATTAAGTCGCAAGAGCAACAAATAGGGATTGCGAATAGAGCGGTTTTAAGCGAAAGAAAGCCAATGCAAGAGCGAATCGCTCAGGTGGCGAATATGATGGAGAACTGTTCACTTGTAAACCCAATTAAAGGAACGGTATTGGTAAAATATGCTGAAACAAATGAAATAACTGGACCAGGGAAAGCTCTTTATAAAGTTGCAGACCTAAGTGAAATGGTATTACGAGCTTACATAAGCGGGAATCAGTTAGCACAAGTGAAAACTGGCGATAAAGTGAAGGTGATGGTTGATAATGGTACCGACGGTTATAAAGAATTAGTTGGCGAAATTTCAACGATATCTGCCAAAGCAGAATTTACACCAAAGACAATCCAAACAAAAGACGAAAGGGCGAATTTGGTATATGCTGCAAAGATCAAGGTAAAGAACGACGGGTATTTGAAAATAGGAATGTACGGCGAAGTTGTATTCAACAAATGA